A window of the Lagenorhynchus albirostris chromosome 1, mLagAlb1.1, whole genome shotgun sequence genome harbors these coding sequences:
- the LOC132529515 gene encoding spermatogenesis-associated protein 2-like: protein MGKPSSMDAKYKDDLFWKYMQFHEGKVDTTPSKQQPGSDESLRVAASTLLSLHKVDPFYRFRLIQFYEVVESSLCSLSSSSLRALHCAFSVLETVGVNLFLYPWKKEFRSIKTYTGPFVYYVKSTSLEEDIRAILNYMGYVLKLGTAYKLKELVETLQVKMVSFELFLAKVECEQMLEIHSQVKDKGYSELDVVSERKSSAEDVRGCSDALRRRAEGREHLTTSMARLVLQKLASERAAKDYYKPHVTKPSRSVDTYDNYWESRKPPLKTSLSLRKEPVAADLGDDLKDKINCPFLSLLTMSSSPHGSPDDLPSPSPNNGLGLLRGMYFSAQENVDLYTDSEPRATYRGQDALRPDGWLVRNDAHSIYQKRSPPAKESALSKCQNCGLSCSSSLCQRCDSLLTCSPASKPGGFPSKASAHDSLAYGSSLREKYAGQTQGLDQPLHLHSKSKPSPAAASLCGFCDRPGAANTCTQCSKASCDACLSTYHYDPCCKKSELHKFMPNNQLNYKSAQFSHLVYR, encoded by the coding sequence ATGGGGAAGCCCAGTTCAATGGATGCAAAATATAAGGATGACTTATTTTGGAAGTACATGCAGTTTCATGAAGGCAAAGTGGACACCACCCCCAGCAAGCAGCAGCCTGGCAGTGATGAGTCCCTGCGGGTGGCAGCCTCGACCCTGCTCAGCCTGCACAAGGTGGATCCCTTCTATCGATTCCGGCTGATCCAGTTCTATGAGGTGGTGGAGAGCTCTCTGTGCTCACTGAGCTCCTCCAGTCTGCGGGCTCTGCACTGTGCCTTCAGTGTGCTCGAAACAGTGGGTGTCAACCTTTTCCTCTACCCGTGGAAGAAGGAATTCAGAAGCATCAAGACCTACACGGGCCCCTTTGTTTATTACGTCAAGTCCACATCACTGGAAGAGGACATCCGAGCCATCCTGAATTACATGGGCTACGTGCTCAAGTTGGGGACTGCGTACAAGCTCAAAGAGCTGGTAGAGACCCTCCAAGTGAAGATGGTCTCCTTTGAACTCTTTCTGGCCAAGGTGGAGTGTGAACAGATGCTGGAAATCCACTCCCAAGTCAAGGACAAAGGCTACTCTGAGCTGGACGTGGTGAGCGAGCGCAAGAGCAGCGCGGAGGACGTGCGAGGCTGCTCAGATGCCCTGCGGCGGCGGGCCGAGGGCCGGGAGCACCTGACAACCTCCATGGCCCGCTTAGTGCTCCAGAAGTTGGCCAGCGAGCGGGCAGCCAAGGACTACTACAAGCCCCACGTGACCAAGCCCTCAAGGTCGGTGGACACCTATGACAATTACTGGGAGAGCCGGAAGCCGCCCCTGAAGACCTCGTTGAGCTTGCGGAaggagcctgtggcagcagactTGGGGGACGACCTCAAGGACAAGATCAACTGCCCGTTCCTCTCGCTCCTGACCATGTCCAGCTCCCCCCACGGCAGCCCGGATGACctgccatccccctcccccaacaatgGCCTTGGCTTGCTGCGTGGCATGTACTTCTCCGCTCAGGAGAATGTGGATCTGTACACAGACTCGGAGCCCAGGGCCACGTACCGGGGGCAGGATGCCCTGCGGCCAGATGGCTGGCTGGTCAGAAATGACGCCCATTCCATCTACCAGAAGCGCTCGCCCCCCGCCAAAGAGTCCGCCCTCTCCAAGTGCCAAAACTGCGGTCTGTCCTGCAGCTCCTCCCTCTGCCAGCGCTGCGACAGCCTGCTCACCTGCTCCCCGGCCTCCAAGCCCGGCGGCTTCCCCAGCAAGGCCTCCGCCCACGACAGCCTGGCCTATGGGTCATCTCTGCGGGAGAAGTATGCAGGCCAGACGCAGGGCCTCGACCAGCCGCTGCACCTCCACTCGAAATCCAAGCCCTCCCCTGCAGCCGCCTCCCTCTGTGGCTTCTGTGACCGCCCGGGGGCCGCCAACACCTGCACGCAGTGTTCGAAAGCCTCCTGCGACGCCTGCCTCAGCACCTACCATTACGACCCCTGCTGCAAAAAGAGCGAGCTGCACAAGTTCATGCCCAACAACCAGCTGAACTACAAGTCCGCCCAGTTCTCCCATCTCGTGTACAGATAG